The following are encoded in a window of Paenibacillus polymyxa genomic DNA:
- a CDS encoding DNA alkylation repair protein, whose protein sequence is MAEPLKNMYTENFLQLFGEKVQSAYMPFDTNGFIHQVMDEKWDELELKERIRRISFTLGAFLPSNYEEALDILFAIDEHCSGFPYLFFPDFVEVYGQGEEHWDLSMKALERFTSKSSAEFAVRPFLLREPERMMQQMTTWAGHHSEHVRRLASEGCRPRLPWGQALPVFKRDPAPVLTILELLKTDPSLYVRKSVANNLNDIAKDHPDVVIATAQRWKGTHPDTDWIVRHGCRTLIRKSIPEVMAMFGYADETDGAPLVTEASFSTDPALLRLGDNCELSYALQLREGGPVRVRIEYGIDFVKARGQVSRKLFLLSDKTVPGGTCLTGTRTHRFADLTTRRHYAGAHRIALLVNGQEAAFTMVELQL, encoded by the coding sequence ATGGCCGAGCCCTTAAAAAATATGTACACGGAGAATTTTCTTCAACTATTCGGTGAAAAAGTACAGTCTGCGTACATGCCGTTCGATACCAACGGATTCATCCATCAAGTAATGGATGAAAAATGGGATGAGCTGGAGCTAAAAGAACGAATACGGCGTATTTCGTTTACATTAGGGGCATTTTTGCCCAGCAATTATGAAGAAGCTCTGGATATTCTTTTTGCTATAGACGAGCATTGCAGTGGTTTTCCGTACTTGTTTTTCCCCGATTTTGTGGAGGTGTATGGGCAGGGAGAAGAGCATTGGGACCTGTCCATGAAGGCACTGGAGCGCTTCACATCTAAATCCTCTGCGGAGTTTGCCGTGAGACCCTTCCTCCTGCGTGAACCGGAACGGATGATGCAGCAGATGACGACCTGGGCGGGACACCATAGTGAACACGTTCGCCGTCTTGCCAGCGAAGGCTGCCGTCCACGGCTACCCTGGGGACAGGCATTGCCTGTGTTTAAGCGCGATCCTGCTCCAGTATTGACCATATTGGAATTACTGAAGACGGATCCTTCGCTATATGTACGTAAAAGTGTAGCCAACAACCTGAACGATATTGCCAAGGATCATCCTGATGTGGTCATTGCTACGGCTCAACGGTGGAAAGGGACACATCCTGACACCGATTGGATTGTGCGTCATGGCTGTCGGACCTTGATTCGCAAATCCATCCCCGAAGTGATGGCAATGTTTGGCTATGCGGATGAAACAGACGGGGCGCCGTTAGTCACTGAAGCCTCTTTCAGCACAGACCCTGCCTTGCTAAGGCTCGGTGATAACTGTGAGTTGAGCTACGCGCTTCAGCTTCGAGAAGGTGGCCCAGTACGAGTCCGTATCGAGTACGGCATCGATTTTGTGAAGGCGAGAGGACAAGTCTCACGTAAACTGTTTTTGCTATCTGATAAAACGGTCCCCGGAGGAACCTGTCTTACAGGTACACGGACACACCGTTTTGCAGACCTGACAACTCGTCGCCATTATGCGGGAGCGCACCGGATTGCGCTGCTCGTAAACGGGCAGGAAGCAGCTTTTACAATGGTAGAACTCCAGTTGTAG
- a CDS encoding acyl-CoA synthetase, with protein sequence MTDQQQWLAPEYYNMTSEMEHHDASKTALKWLSETGEYEEITYGELLKKANRLAGGLANLGFNKGDRVLVVVPRRIIAYVIYLACLKLGLAVIPSSEMLRAKDIAYRLRHSEARAVIAWTGVTSEVDKINDDLPALDYRIVVSGDDTADVSGWLVLNELMDGQGDTFEAVKTHRDDMAILAYTSGTTGNPKGVVHSHGWGYAHLRITSPWLDIRASDVVWATAAPGWQKWIWSPFLSVLGNGATGFVYNGPFRPGRYLQFMQQYGIQVLCCTPTEYRIMAKTDGLDQYDLSQLRSAVSAGEPLNQEVINKFQEQFNITIRDGYGQTESTLIIGNLKDAPLRTGSMGKSIAPGLVEVVDEDGIPLAPGQVGDIAVRADLPALFHTYYHDPERKLVSVHGDYFVTGDRARKDEDGYFWFEGRGDDIIISSGYTIGPFEVEEALMKHDSVQECAAVASPDEIRGHVVKAFVVLKAGVEGSPALVKELQHHVKTWTAPYKYPRKIEFIQELPKTSSGKIRRVELREMEKQSVL encoded by the coding sequence TTGACAGATCAACAACAATGGCTTGCGCCTGAATATTACAATATGACTTCGGAAATGGAACACCATGATGCTAGTAAAACTGCACTCAAGTGGCTGAGTGAGACAGGAGAATACGAAGAAATCACCTACGGAGAGCTGTTGAAAAAGGCTAACCGGCTGGCTGGAGGACTCGCAAATCTGGGATTTAACAAAGGTGACAGGGTTCTGGTCGTAGTACCACGGCGTATTATTGCGTATGTAATTTATCTGGCCTGCTTGAAGCTGGGGCTTGCTGTCATTCCATCTTCAGAAATGCTACGTGCCAAGGATATTGCATATCGTCTTCGCCATTCGGAAGCGCGTGCAGTCATTGCCTGGACGGGAGTAACAAGCGAAGTGGACAAAATAAATGATGATTTGCCTGCTCTGGACTATCGTATCGTGGTCTCCGGGGACGACACGGCAGATGTATCTGGCTGGCTCGTGCTGAATGAACTGATGGATGGACAGGGAGATACTTTTGAAGCTGTAAAGACACACCGTGACGACATGGCCATTCTGGCCTATACTTCGGGCACCACGGGAAATCCTAAAGGTGTTGTACATAGCCATGGCTGGGGATATGCTCATCTGCGGATAACATCACCATGGTTGGATATTCGAGCTTCAGACGTAGTATGGGCTACAGCTGCACCAGGATGGCAAAAGTGGATTTGGAGTCCGTTTTTATCTGTACTGGGGAATGGAGCGACCGGATTCGTATATAATGGTCCGTTTCGTCCGGGTCGCTATTTGCAGTTCATGCAGCAGTACGGAATCCAAGTGTTGTGCTGTACGCCGACAGAATACCGGATTATGGCGAAAACGGATGGTTTGGATCAATATGATCTATCCCAATTGCGCAGCGCAGTTTCTGCGGGAGAGCCTCTCAATCAGGAGGTCATTAATAAGTTTCAGGAGCAGTTCAACATTACGATTCGTGACGGCTACGGTCAAACAGAGAGCACATTAATTATTGGTAATTTAAAGGATGCACCTCTGCGCACAGGCTCGATGGGTAAATCTATTGCACCGGGACTCGTTGAGGTCGTAGACGAGGATGGCATTCCGTTGGCTCCGGGACAAGTGGGCGATATTGCGGTACGCGCTGATCTGCCGGCATTATTCCATACGTATTACCATGATCCAGAACGCAAATTAGTTAGTGTCCACGGAGATTATTTTGTTACGGGAGACCGGGCTCGCAAAGACGAGGATGGATATTTCTGGTTCGAAGGACGTGGGGATGATATCATTATCAGTTCTGGCTATACCATTGGTCCTTTTGAAGTAGAGGAAGCGCTTATGAAGCATGACTCCGTGCAGGAATGTGCTGCCGTAGCCAGCCCTGACGAAATTCGTGGACATGTTGTAAAGGCTTTTGTCGTACTCAAAGCTGGGGTAGAAGGATCACCGGCGTTAGTGAAGGAACTGCAACATCATGTGAAAACATGGACGGCGCCTTATAAATATCCACGAAAAATAGAGTTTATTCAAGAGCTTCCTAAAACTAGTTCGGGCAAAATACGAAGAGTGGAGCTGCGTGAAATGGAGAAGCAATCCGTACTGTAG